In Cydia splendana chromosome 26, ilCydSple1.2, whole genome shotgun sequence, the following are encoded in one genomic region:
- the LOC134803358 gene encoding suppressor of cytokine signaling 7-like: protein MGQQTSRKSGECSCGCGFERRRYAESPSSVQRYVSAVTDRWSTRECSCRRRGRRPACVCTAYRRVSVADAIADDRLAAVITLGARDLRRELDTIVLNREGDNPTDNSTAEVYVLSVAPRSDSESSQDGRRSELTQASDGSIRLHPHFQVVCGGELRALLLRAPLAGGLPPGPHGAQHPIPAKVHTQVDYIHCLVPDLQQITACSFYWGKMDRYEAERLLDNKPEGTFLLRDSAQEDHLFSVSFRKYGRSLHARIEHYQHRFSFDSHDPAVFAAPTVTRLIEHYKDPACVMFFEPMLTAPLPRSSPFSLQQLARAVIVSHTSYDGVEKLPLPPRMRAYLKEYHYRQRVRVRRLEPELFPHLS from the exons ATGGGACAACAAACATCAAGGAAGA gCGGCGAGTGCTCTTGCGGCTGCGGCTTCGAGCGACGGCGGTACGCGGAGTCCCCGAGCAGCGTGCAGAGATACGTCAGCGCTGTCACTGACAG ATGGTCAACCCGCGAGTGCTCGTGCCGGCGGCGCGGCCGGCGGCCGGCGTGCGTGTGCACCGCGTACCGCCGCGTCAGCGTCGCCGACGCCATCGCCGACGACCG ATTGGCGGCAGTCATAACGCTCGGGGCTAGGGATCTACGCAGAGAGCTGGATACCATAGTCTTAAACAGAG AAGGCGACAATCCGACGGACAACTCTACTGCGGAGGTTTATGTTCTCTCAGTGGCTCCCAGGTC TGATTCCGAGTCATCACAAGACGGCAGAAGGAGCGAGCTCACACAAGCCAGTGATGGCTCCATACGGTTACACCCACACTTCCAG GTGGTATGCGGCGGCGAGTTGCGCGCACTGCTGCTCCGTGCTCCGCTGGCGGGCGGCCTCCCTCCGGGGCCGCACGGCGCGCAACACCCTATACCTGCTAAAGTCCACACGCAG GTGGACTACATACATTGCCTAGTACCCGACCTACAACAGATCACAGCCTGTTCGTTCTACTGGGGCAAGATGGACCGCTACGAGGCAGAACGACTACTGGACAATAAGCCTGAAG GCACATTCCTCCTCCGCGACTCTGCGCAGGAAGACCACCTGTTCTCTGTGTCGTTCCGCAAATATGGCCGCTCGCTTCACGCCAGGATCGAGCACTACCAGCACCGCTTCAGCTTCGACTCCCACGACCCGGCCGTGTTCGCCGCTCCCACGGTCACGAGGCTCATAGAGCACTACAAG GACCCGGCGTGCGTGATGTTCTTCGAGCCGATGCTGACGGCGCCGCTCCCCCGCAGCAGCCCCTTCAGCCTGCAGCAGCTCGCCCGCGCCGTCATCGTCTCGCACACCAGCTACGACG GCGTAGAAAAGCTGCCCCTCCCGCCGCGCATGCGCGCGTACCTAAAGGAGTACCACTACAGACAACGCGTGCGCGTGCGACGCCTCGAGCCTGAACTGTTCCCCCACCTATCCTAG